In Romboutsia lituseburensis, a genomic segment contains:
- the gpmI gene encoding 2,3-bisphosphoglycerate-independent phosphoglycerate mutase, translated as MKKPIALIIMDGFGESKIVEGNAVLNAKTPNLDKIVENNPHTLINASGLDVGLPDGQMGNSEVGHTNIGAGRIVYQDLTRVSKSINDGDFFKNEVLLQAMNNAKDHSLHLMGLLSDGGVHSHIDHLKGILKMAKENGVKNVFVHAFTDGRDVAPRSALEFIANVEDYMKELGVGKFASVSGRYYAMDRDKRWERVELAYNAMVKGEGNTATSAKESIEKSYADDKNDEFVVPTVIVENNQPVGTIKEGDSIVFGNFRPDRAREITRAIVDTDFAGFERPNVKTFFVCLTTYDITIKNVNVAFKPQSLENTLGEYLAKNNKTQLRTAETEKYAHVTFFFNGGVEEPNEGEDRLLVPSPKVATYDLQPEMSADELTEKVLAKIDEDKYDFIVLNYANPDMVGHTGVVEAAITAVETVDTCVGKIVDKIVSKGGCALITADHGNAELMQDPETKTTITAHSTNPVPFIVVGEEAKSMKLREGGRLSDIAPTVLDMMNLEKPEEMTGESLIIK; from the coding sequence ATGAAAAAACCAATCGCATTAATAATCATGGATGGTTTTGGAGAAAGTAAAATAGTTGAAGGAAATGCTGTTTTAAATGCCAAAACTCCTAATTTAGATAAAATAGTTGAAAACAACCCTCATACTTTAATAAACGCTAGTGGTTTAGATGTAGGTCTTCCAGATGGACAAATGGGTAACTCAGAAGTAGGACACACAAACATCGGGGCAGGAAGAATAGTATATCAAGATTTAACTAGAGTTAGTAAATCAATAAATGATGGTGATTTCTTCAAGAATGAAGTATTATTACAAGCTATGAATAACGCTAAAGATCATTCTCTTCATTTAATGGGATTATTATCTGATGGAGGAGTTCACTCTCATATAGACCACTTAAAAGGTATCTTAAAAATGGCTAAAGAAAATGGAGTTAAAAATGTATTCGTTCATGCTTTCACAGATGGAAGAGACGTTGCTCCAAGAAGTGCTTTAGAATTTATAGCAAATGTAGAAGATTACATGAAAGAACTTGGAGTAGGTAAATTTGCTTCAGTTTCAGGTAGATACTATGCTATGGATAGAGATAAGAGATGGGAAAGAGTTGAACTTGCATATAATGCAATGGTTAAAGGTGAAGGAAATACAGCAACTTCAGCAAAAGAATCTATAGAAAAATCTTATGCAGATGATAAGAATGACGAATTTGTTGTTCCAACAGTTATAGTTGAAAATAATCAACCAGTAGGAACAATAAAAGAAGGAGATTCTATCGTATTTGGTAACTTTAGACCAGATAGAGCCAGAGAAATAACTAGAGCAATAGTTGACACTGATTTTGCTGGATTTGAAAGACCTAACGTAAAAACATTCTTCGTATGTTTAACTACATATGATATAACAATAAAGAATGTTAATGTAGCGTTCAAACCTCAAAGCCTTGAAAACACACTAGGAGAATACCTAGCAAAAAATAATAAGACTCAACTTAGAACAGCAGAAACTGAAAAATATGCTCACGTTACATTCTTCTTCAACGGTGGAGTAGAAGAACCAAATGAAGGTGAAGATAGATTATTAGTTCCATCTCCAAAAGTTGCAACTTATGATTTACAACCAGAGATGAGTGCTGATGAATTAACTGAAAAAGTACTTGCTAAAATAGATGAAGATAAATATGATTTCATAGTTTTAAACTATGCTAACCCTGATATGGTAGGACATACAGGAGTTGTAGAAGCAGCAATAACAGCTGTTGAAACTGTTGATACATGTGTAGGAAAAATAGTTGATAAAATAGTTTCTAAAGGAGGATGTGCATTAATAACAGCTGACCATGGGAATGCAGAACTTATGCAAGATCCAGAAACGAAAACAACTATAACAGCACACTCAACAAACCCAGTACCATTTATAGTGGTAGGTGAAGAAGCTAAATCTATGAAGCTAAGAGAAGGCGGAAGATTAAGCGATATAGCACCAACAGTATTAGATATGATGAACTTAGAGAAACCAGAAGAAATGACTGGAGAATCTTTAATAATAAAATAA
- the eno gene encoding phosphopyruvate hydratase, which produces MSVIELVYAREVLDSRGNPTVEVEVVLESGVTGRAIVPSGASTGAFEAVELRDGDKSRYLGKGVEKAVANVNEIIAAELEGMDATDQPGIDAVMIELDGTPNKGKLGANAILGVSMAVARAASEEVGLPLFQYIGGVNAKQLPVPMMNIINGGEHADNNVDVQEFMILPVGAKSFKEALRMGAEVFHSLKNVLAANGLACGVGDEGGFAPNLSSNRAALELIVEAIEKAGYKPGDDVRLGLDVAATEMYNKETKKYVLAGEGKELTAAEMVDLYEDWANNFPIITIEDGLDEEDWDGWKLLTERLGNKLQLVGDDLFVTNTERLERGIDAGVANSILVKVNQIGTITETLDAIEMAKRAGYTAVISHRSGETEDTTIADLAVAVNAGQIKTGAPSRTDRVAKYNQLLRIEEIVGESSRYCGLNSFYNLKK; this is translated from the coding sequence ATGTCAGTAATCGAATTAGTATATGCTAGAGAAGTATTAGATTCAAGAGGTAATCCAACTGTTGAGGTTGAGGTAGTATTAGAAAGTGGAGTAACTGGAAGAGCTATAGTTCCATCAGGAGCTTCTACAGGAGCTTTCGAAGCTGTTGAATTAAGAGATGGTGATAAATCAAGATACCTAGGAAAAGGTGTTGAAAAAGCTGTTGCTAACGTAAATGAAATAATAGCTGCTGAATTAGAAGGTATGGACGCTACTGACCAACCAGGAATAGATGCAGTTATGATAGAATTAGACGGAACACCAAACAAAGGTAAATTAGGAGCTAACGCTATATTAGGGGTTTCTATGGCTGTAGCTAGAGCTGCTTCTGAAGAAGTTGGTTTACCATTATTCCAATACATAGGTGGAGTTAATGCTAAGCAATTACCAGTTCCAATGATGAACATAATAAACGGTGGAGAGCATGCTGATAACAACGTTGACGTTCAAGAATTCATGATATTACCAGTAGGAGCTAAGTCATTCAAAGAAGCTTTAAGAATGGGTGCAGAAGTATTCCACTCTTTAAAGAACGTATTAGCTGCTAACGGATTAGCTTGTGGTGTAGGTGACGAAGGTGGATTCGCTCCAAACTTATCATCAAACAGAGCTGCTTTAGAATTAATAGTTGAAGCTATAGAAAAAGCTGGATATAAGCCAGGAGATGACGTAAGATTAGGTCTTGACGTTGCTGCTACAGAAATGTACAACAAAGAAACTAAAAAATACGTTTTAGCTGGAGAAGGAAAAGAATTAACTGCTGCTGAAATGGTTGATTTATACGAAGATTGGGCTAACAACTTCCCTATAATAACAATAGAAGATGGATTAGACGAAGAAGATTGGGATGGATGGAAGTTATTAACTGAAAGATTAGGAAACAAATTACAATTAGTTGGAGATGACTTATTCGTAACTAACACTGAAAGATTAGAAAGAGGAATAGATGCTGGTGTAGCAAACTCTATATTAGTTAAAGTTAACCAAATAGGAACTATAACTGAAACTTTAGATGCTATAGAAATGGCTAAGAGAGCTGGATACACTGCAGTTATATCTCATAGATCAGGAGAAACAGAAGATACTACTATAGCTGACTTAGCTGTAGCTGTAAATGCTGGACAAATAAAAACTGGTGCTCCATCAAGAACTGATAGAGTTGCTAAATACAACCAATTATTAAGAATAGAAGAAATAGTTGGAGAATCTTCTAGATACTGTGGATTAAATTCTTTCTACAACTTAAAAAAATAA
- a CDS encoding CdaR family transcriptional regulator codes for MAVNKISLNLAQEIVNAVKEVVDKDINFIDINGIIIGSTDKKRLNTFHQAGYKAIKNLKNITVEDNDEYKGSKKGINYPIRINESAVGAIGITGEPSEISKFGFLVTKITEIFIKEQQLNYKHEADKQRINYVVKSLIYDNVEDKEEIENILQEFKISMNQKFAIVIMKINKTHSTSDLEIIESDIKRVFDTIGNIFKIYIYPNEFIALVNEERYEKLKFVYMDILKKYKGQLSGGVGRLKNLYESHKSYQEARIALKHSSKNNKILTYIDSLQLELILESVDNEIKNQYVEKTLQNLDDNEIDLLEIYYKNNMSLKQTSEDLYIHKNTLQYKLEKIQQKCGLNPRCFNESVILYIAVSIKLSL; via the coding sequence ATGGCAGTTAATAAAATTAGTTTAAATTTAGCTCAAGAGATAGTAAATGCTGTAAAAGAAGTAGTGGACAAAGACATAAACTTTATAGACATAAATGGAATAATAATAGGAAGTACAGACAAAAAACGATTAAATACTTTTCATCAAGCAGGATACAAAGCTATAAAAAATTTAAAAAATATAACTGTTGAAGACAATGACGAGTATAAGGGCAGCAAAAAAGGAATAAATTATCCTATAAGAATAAATGAAAGTGCAGTAGGTGCAATAGGAATAACTGGAGAACCAAGTGAAATAAGCAAGTTTGGTTTTTTAGTTACCAAAATTACTGAAATTTTTATAAAAGAACAACAATTAAACTACAAACATGAGGCTGATAAACAAAGAATAAACTATGTTGTAAAGTCTCTTATATATGATAATGTAGAAGATAAAGAAGAGATAGAAAATATATTACAAGAATTTAAAATATCTATGAATCAAAAATTCGCAATTGTAATAATGAAAATTAATAAAACTCATAGTACGTCAGATTTAGAAATTATAGAAAGTGATATAAAAAGAGTTTTTGATACTATAGGAAATATATTTAAAATTTATATTTATCCAAATGAATTTATAGCATTAGTCAATGAAGAAAGATATGAAAAGCTTAAATTTGTATATATGGATATATTAAAAAAATATAAGGGTCAGCTAAGTGGCGGAGTAGGTAGGCTAAAGAATTTATATGAAAGTCATAAGTCCTATCAAGAAGCAAGAATAGCTCTAAAACATTCTAGCAAAAATAATAAAATATTAACATATATAGATTCACTACAATTAGAATTAATATTAGAAAGTGTAGATAATGAAATAAAAAATCAATATGTAGAAAAAACACTTCAAAACTTAGATGATAATGAAATAGATTTATTAGAAATTTATTATAAAAACAACATGTCTTTGAAACAAACATCAGAAGATTTATATATTCATAAAAATACATTGCAATATAAACTAGAAAAGATCCAACAAAAATGCGGATTAAATCCAAGATGTTTTAATGAATCAGTGATACTTTATATTGCAGTATCTATAAAACTATCTTTATAA
- a CDS encoding glycerate kinase: MKIVISIDSLKGSLSSIEAANAIKTGILNVYNRADIKIMPLADGGEGTVEALVEGMNGQEQVISVTGPINEKVNATYGILKETNTAIIEMAQASGLPLVPTELRNPLNTTTYGVGEIIKEAIEKGCRNFIVGIGGSATNDGGVGMLQALGFEFYDENNNLVGLGGKVLNEIKSIKIDNRLKELDECNFKIACDVNNPLFGLNGAAHIYGPQKGATKEIVEELDKGLINFSEVVKKDLGKDIAQVPGVGAAGGLGFAFLGFLNSKLESGIKIILDEIKLEDEIKDADIVITGEGRLDNQTAMGKAPIGVAKLAKKHGAKVIAIAGCTTSDAVKCNEEGIDAYFSIVNRSMSLEEAMQKENATANMIETTTQIFNLIKAMQ; encoded by the coding sequence ATGAAAATAGTAATTTCGATAGATTCGTTAAAAGGAAGTTTATCTTCAATAGAAGCAGCAAATGCAATTAAAACAGGAATATTAAATGTTTATAATAGAGCAGATATAAAAATAATGCCATTAGCAGATGGTGGAGAGGGTACAGTAGAAGCACTTGTAGAAGGTATGAATGGTCAAGAACAAGTAATATCAGTTACAGGTCCTATAAATGAAAAAGTAAATGCAACTTACGGAATATTAAAAGAAACAAATACAGCAATAATAGAAATGGCTCAAGCATCAGGATTACCACTTGTTCCAACAGAACTTAGAAATCCTTTAAATACAACAACTTATGGAGTAGGAGAAATAATCAAAGAAGCTATAGAAAAAGGATGTAGAAACTTTATAGTAGGTATAGGTGGAAGTGCTACTAATGACGGTGGAGTAGGAATGCTTCAAGCATTAGGATTTGAGTTTTATGATGAAAATAATAACTTAGTTGGATTAGGTGGAAAAGTACTTAATGAAATAAAAAGTATAAAAATAGATAATAGATTAAAAGAGTTAGATGAATGTAACTTTAAAATAGCATGTGACGTTAACAACCCATTATTTGGATTAAATGGAGCGGCACATATATATGGACCACAAAAAGGCGCAACTAAAGAGATAGTTGAAGAACTAGATAAAGGATTAATAAACTTCTCTGAGGTAGTTAAAAAAGATTTAGGAAAAGATATAGCTCAAGTACCTGGAGTTGGAGCAGCAGGAGGACTAGGATTTGCATTTTTAGGATTTTTAAATTCTAAATTAGAATCAGGAATAAAGATAATACTAGATGAGATAAAACTAGAAGATGAAATAAAAGATGCAGATATAGTTATAACAGGAGAGGGAAGGCTAGATAACCAAACAGCTATGGGTAAAGCGCCTATAGGAGTAGCTAAACTTGCTAAAAAGCATGGAGCTAAGGTAATAGCTATAGCAGGATGTACAACTTCAGATGCAGTTAAATGTAATGAAGAAGGAATTGATGCATATTTCTCAATAGTAAATAGATCAATGTCTTTAGAAGAAGCTATGCAAAAAGAAAATGCAACTGCAAATATGATAGAAACAACAACTCAGATATTTAATTTAATAAAAGCTATGCAATAA
- a CDS encoding GntP family permease codes for MDVQITTLGALLGLAVAIILIIKKIHPAYSLILGAVVGGLVGGAGLTGTVDVMMGGAKDIMPAILRIVTSGVLAGVLIQTGAAAKIADQIIKTLGEKRALFALALSTMILTSVGVFVDVAVITVAPIALAIAKKLGYAPMVILLAMIGGGKAGNIISPNPNTISAAENFGVELSSLMAANIIPALVGLTVTVILASMLAKKIKGTKIEEVKQDKENEQLPSFFAAIIGPVVAIVLLALRPIAGIAIDPLIALPVGGIVGCLVMGKAKNLNEYITFGLSKMMPVAILLIGTGTVAGIIKASTLQQTTIGLLDAMNMPAFLLAPISGVLMSAATASTTAGATIASATFAPAIIASGVSPLAGGAMVHAGATVLDHLPHGSFFHATAGATNMSIGDRLKLIPYESLIGLSMTIVSTIMWGIIM; via the coding sequence ATGGATGTACAAATAACAACATTAGGAGCCCTATTAGGACTTGCGGTAGCTATCATTTTAATCATCAAAAAAATACATCCAGCATACAGTTTAATTTTAGGAGCTGTAGTTGGAGGATTAGTAGGTGGAGCAGGACTCACTGGTACAGTAGACGTAATGATGGGCGGGGCAAAAGATATAATGCCAGCAATACTTCGTATAGTAACTTCAGGGGTTCTAGCTGGAGTGCTTATACAAACAGGAGCTGCAGCTAAAATAGCAGACCAGATTATTAAGACTTTAGGAGAAAAAAGAGCATTATTTGCATTAGCACTATCAACTATGATACTAACATCAGTTGGAGTATTCGTAGACGTAGCAGTAATAACAGTAGCACCAATAGCACTAGCAATAGCTAAAAAATTAGGATATGCACCAATGGTAATATTACTAGCAATGATAGGTGGAGGAAAAGCAGGTAATATAATATCACCAAACCCTAACACAATATCAGCAGCAGAAAACTTTGGAGTAGAATTATCATCTTTAATGGCAGCTAACATAATACCAGCATTAGTAGGACTTACAGTTACAGTAATACTAGCGTCAATGTTAGCTAAAAAAATTAAAGGTACTAAAATAGAAGAAGTAAAACAAGACAAAGAAAACGAACAGTTACCATCATTCTTTGCAGCGATAATAGGTCCAGTAGTAGCAATAGTATTACTTGCACTAAGACCAATAGCAGGCATAGCAATAGATCCATTAATAGCACTTCCAGTTGGAGGTATAGTTGGATGTTTAGTAATGGGTAAAGCTAAAAATCTTAATGAATATATAACATTTGGACTTTCAAAGATGATGCCAGTTGCAATACTTTTAATAGGAACTGGTACAGTAGCAGGAATAATAAAAGCATCAACATTACAACAAACAACAATAGGATTACTTGATGCAATGAATATGCCAGCATTTTTATTAGCACCAATATCAGGAGTATTAATGTCAGCAGCAACAGCATCTACAACAGCAGGAGCAACAATAGCATCAGCTACATTTGCACCAGCTATAATAGCATCTGGAGTATCACCATTAGCAGGTGGAGCAATGGTACATGCAGGAGCAACAGTACTTGATCATTTACCACATGGTTCATTCTTCCATGCAACAGCAGGAGCAACAAATATGAGCATAGGAGATAGATTAAAATTAATACCATATGAATCATTAATAGGTTTATCAATGACAATAGTATCTACAATAATGTGGGGCATAATAATGTAA
- the secG gene encoding preprotein translocase subunit SecG, with translation MTTILMGVQVVLAVVLIGSIMPQDTKSAVPSQFGGEGNQSYFKPKGKEAFLGRVTKISAVLFFLNALAMLLIK, from the coding sequence ATAACTACAATATTAATGGGTGTACAAGTAGTATTAGCTGTTGTTTTAATAGGGAGCATAATGCCACAAGACACTAAGAGTGCAGTTCCTTCACAATTTGGTGGAGAAGGGAATCAAAGTTACTTCAAGCCAAAAGGAAAAGAAGCTTTTCTTGGAAGAGTTACAAAAATATCAGCAGTATTATTTTTCTTAAATGCATTAGCAATGCTTTTAATTAAGTAA
- a CDS encoding permease prefix domain 1-containing protein has product MNNKIKRYVDDLFKNAPETRKSYELKEEILSNINDKYNDLLDMGLDEAEAYSRAVDNIGDINGLIKDVRNYTKEEEDYRKKSSIRTTIATMLYIMCPIPLLLFAESTEKFQILGVVILLVIVAIATGIFRYNNHDRPLSRINDELYEEFIQWKDKGSKKTPMEYRIRSIVVSLTLIVYFIVSFTYDNWDVSWIIFLVGVLVKNIVSAWFEHLEIKKSKV; this is encoded by the coding sequence ATGAATAATAAAATTAAAAGGTATGTAGACGATTTATTTAAAAATGCACCTGAAACTAGAAAATCATATGAGCTAAAAGAAGAAATACTGTCAAATATAAATGATAAGTATAATGATTTACTAGATATGGGATTAGATGAAGCAGAAGCTTATTCAAGAGCAGTTGATAACATTGGCGATATAAATGGATTGATAAAAGACGTTAGGAATTATACAAAAGAAGAAGAAGATTATAGAAAAAAATCAAGCATAAGAACAACAATAGCCACTATGCTATATATAATGTGCCCAATACCATTATTACTCTTTGCAGAATCAACTGAAAAATTTCAAATATTAGGTGTAGTTATATTATTAGTTATAGTGGCAATAGCTACTGGTATATTTAGATATAATAATCATGATAGACCATTATCTAGAATTAATGATGAATTATATGAAGAATTTATCCAGTGGAAAGATAAAGGAAGTAAAAAAACACCTATGGAATATAGAATAAGATCAATAGTAGTCTCATTAACTTTGATAGTATACTTTATAGTTAGTTTTACTTATGATAACTGGGATGTATCATGGATAATATTTTTAGTTGGGGTATTGGTTAAAAATATTGTAAGTGCTTGGTTTGAACATCTAGAAATTAAAAAAAGTAAAGTTTAA
- a CDS encoding Fur family transcriptional regulator: MKFSKQRELILDTIMKSDIHPTADYIYNSLKKDNPNLSLGTVYRNLAQLVENGFIHKVSMPNQSDRFDKNIKPHAHIICDVCNEVYDIDSSSIKCFINNLSSEHDVDISSYNIVFKGICKSCKKADLKI, encoded by the coding sequence ATGAAATTTTCAAAGCAAAGAGAATTAATATTAGACACTATTATGAAAAGTGATATTCATCCCACAGCAGATTATATATATAATTCTCTAAAAAAAGATAATCCTAACTTAAGTTTAGGTACGGTTTACAGAAACCTAGCTCAATTAGTTGAAAATGGATTTATTCATAAGGTTAGTATGCCTAATCAATCTGATAGATTTGATAAAAATATCAAACCTCACGCTCACATAATTTGTGATGTATGTAATGAAGTTTATGATATTGATTCAAGCTCTATAAAGTGCTTTATAAATAATCTATCAAGTGAACATGATGTAGATATTAGCTCTTATAATATAGTCTTTAAAGGTATCTGTAAATCTTGCAAAAAAGCTGACTTAAAAATCTAA
- the rbr gene encoding rubrerythrin, whose product MNLKGTKTEQNLMAAFAGESQARNKYTCYASQAKKEGYNKIAAVFEETAHNEMAHAKMWFKLLHDGVPTTEENLKDAASGENYEWVDMYEQFAKDAEEEGFKQIAFLMRAVGKIEKQHEERYLELLKNLQEEKVFVKEENVEWRCMNCGHIHVGPKALEVCPVCAHPKAYFEIKADKF is encoded by the coding sequence ATGAATTTAAAAGGAACTAAAACTGAACAAAATTTAATGGCTGCTTTTGCTGGAGAGTCTCAAGCAAGAAACAAGTACACTTGCTATGCTTCTCAAGCTAAAAAAGAAGGATACAACAAAATAGCTGCTGTATTCGAAGAAACAGCTCACAATGAAATGGCTCATGCTAAGATGTGGTTTAAATTATTACATGACGGTGTTCCAACTACTGAAGAAAATTTAAAGGATGCTGCAAGTGGTGAAAACTACGAGTGGGTTGACATGTATGAACAATTCGCTAAAGATGCTGAAGAAGAAGGATTCAAGCAAATAGCATTCTTAATGAGAGCTGTTGGTAAAATAGAAAAGCAACATGAAGAAAGATACTTAGAATTACTTAAAAATCTTCAGGAAGAAAAAGTATTCGTTAAAGAAGAAAATGTTGAGTGGAGATGCATGAACTGTGGTCATATACATGTAGGTCCTAAGGCTTTAGAAGTCTGTCCTGTATGCGCTCATCCTAAGGCTTACTTCGAAATAAAAGCTGACAAATTCTAA
- a CDS encoding DNA-binding protein, with product MAMFKMKTEDEWKKSYILEFNEMRDAYESKLRKKQDEIDNLKQEILRLRDRKNTLRPKEKQISDIDIQSIKDLRFCGLSYSEISRKTRWSKATISRVLNGLYD from the coding sequence ATGGCAATGTTTAAAATGAAAACTGAAGATGAGTGGAAGAAAAGTTACATATTAGAGTTTAATGAGATGAGAGATGCATATGAATCTAAATTAAGAAAGAAGCAAGATGAAATTGATAATTTAAAACAAGAAATACTAAGATTAAGAGATAGAAAAAATACATTAAGACCAAAAGAAAAACAAATTTCAGATATTGATATACAAAGTATAAAAGATTTAAGATTTTGTGGACTTAGTTATAGTGAGATATCAAGAAAAACAAGATGGAGTAAAGCGACTATAAGTAGAGTATTAAACGGACTTTATGATTAA